Proteins encoded together in one Paracidovorax wautersii window:
- the cobO gene encoding cob(I)yrinic acid a,c-diamide adenosyltransferase — MQIETPPAERRSDKPDGERRGIVLVHTGNGKGKSTAAFGLALRAHGRGKPVKIYQFMKVPTARFGEHRMFEHLGIPIEGLGDGFTWKSRDLDHSAELAREGWQRARAAILGGEFFLVVLDEITYPLIYGWLPLQEVLDVLRDRPRHVHVVLTGRRCPQEVIDVADTVTEMALVKHAFQAGVPAQRGIED; from the coding sequence ATGCAGATAGAGACCCCACCCGCGGAGCGCCGCTCCGACAAGCCCGACGGCGAGCGCCGCGGCATCGTGCTGGTGCACACCGGCAATGGCAAGGGCAAGAGCACGGCCGCCTTCGGCCTGGCCCTGCGCGCGCACGGCCGGGGCAAGCCGGTCAAGATCTACCAGTTCATGAAGGTGCCCACGGCCCGCTTCGGCGAGCACCGCATGTTCGAGCACCTGGGCATTCCCATCGAAGGCCTGGGCGACGGCTTCACGTGGAAGAGCCGGGACCTGGACCACTCCGCCGAACTGGCGCGCGAAGGCTGGCAGCGCGCCCGTGCGGCCATCCTGGGCGGCGAGTTCTTCCTGGTGGTGCTCGACGAGATCACCTACCCGCTGATCTACGGCTGGCTGCCCCTGCAGGAGGTGCTGGACGTGCTGCGCGACCGCCCGCGGCACGTGCACGTGGTGCTCACCGGCCGCCGCTGCCCGCAGGAGGTGATCGACGTGGCCGACACGGTGACCGAGATGGCGCTGGTCAAGCATGCCTTCCAGGCGGGGGTGCCGGCGCAGCGGGGAATAGAAGACTGA
- the bluB gene encoding 5,6-dimethylbenzimidazole synthase, with translation MTGEKPIVSIEEESTGPGVGQPYSPAERAAVYRAIRERRDMRHFAGGTVAPAVLERLLRAAHLGPSVGFMQPWRFIRVTDGALREQLHGCVEAERQCTAHALGQRREDFLRLKVEGVRDAAELIVVALADGREAHVFGRRTLPHMDLASVACAIQNLWLAARAEGLGMGWVSLFDPAAVARLMGMPEGAEPVALLCLGPVHDFYEEPMLQRERWARRAPLASVVFDNAWGQPAPWLEEGGAAAEDAAHG, from the coding sequence ATGACAGGTGAGAAACCCATCGTGAGTATTGAAGAAGAATCCACAGGTCCCGGCGTGGGCCAGCCCTACAGCCCGGCCGAGCGCGCCGCGGTCTACCGCGCCATCCGGGAGCGCCGCGACATGCGGCATTTTGCAGGTGGCACGGTGGCGCCCGCGGTGCTGGAGCGCCTGCTGCGCGCCGCGCACCTGGGGCCCAGCGTGGGCTTCATGCAGCCGTGGCGCTTCATCCGCGTGACCGATGGCGCCTTGCGGGAGCAGCTGCACGGCTGCGTGGAGGCCGAGCGCCAGTGCACGGCCCATGCGCTGGGCCAGCGGCGGGAGGACTTCCTGCGGCTCAAGGTCGAGGGCGTGCGCGATGCGGCCGAGCTGATCGTGGTGGCCCTGGCCGACGGGCGCGAGGCGCATGTGTTCGGCCGGCGCACGCTGCCGCACATGGACCTGGCCTCGGTGGCCTGCGCCATCCAGAACCTGTGGCTGGCGGCGCGGGCTGAGGGGCTGGGCATGGGCTGGGTGTCGCTGTTCGACCCGGCTGCTGTCGCGCGGTTGATGGGCATGCCGGAAGGTGCGGAGCCGGTGGCTCTGCTGTGCCTCGGCCCGGTCCACGACTTCTATGAGGAGCCCATGCTCCAGCGCGAGCGCTGGGCGCGCCGCGCGCCGCTGGCCAGCGTGGTGTTCGACAACGCTTGGGGCCAGCCGGCGCCTTGGCTGGAGGAGGGCGGTGCGGCGGCGGAGGATGCTGCCCATGGTTGA
- the cbiB gene encoding adenosylcobinamide-phosphate synthase CbiB produces the protein MVDAAGSLLAALWLAMPWMAVPALALAVDWWWGEPRPALHPVVWMGKALHGCAAQVAPTQVRTADYAAFARGAVAWLALAALVVGVAWGLQQGLRQLHWLLAVPLTALLLKPLLAWRMLRDEVLQVEAALGRSLPQGRERLSFLVSRDVQSLGAVEVRESAIESLAENLNDSVVAPLFWFALLGLPGAALYRFANTADAMWGYPGMRGARYWQWAGKWAARADDALSWLPARITAWLLKLCARGVRWASIARQARRTPSPNSGWPMAAMALALDIRLRKPGVYTLHGRGRQAAPLDTRRAATLAAEAVLLAVPATALGVLLREGWRLGTGG, from the coding sequence ATGGTTGACGCCGCCGGATCGCTGCTGGCCGCGCTGTGGCTGGCCATGCCGTGGATGGCGGTGCCGGCGCTGGCCCTGGCCGTCGACTGGTGGTGGGGCGAGCCGCGGCCGGCCCTGCACCCCGTGGTCTGGATGGGCAAGGCTCTGCACGGCTGCGCCGCGCAGGTGGCCCCCACGCAGGTCCGCACGGCGGACTACGCGGCCTTTGCGCGCGGCGCCGTGGCATGGCTTGCCCTGGCCGCGCTGGTGGTCGGCGTGGCCTGGGGGCTGCAGCAGGGGCTGCGGCAGCTGCATTGGCTGCTGGCCGTGCCGTTGACGGCGCTGCTGCTCAAGCCGCTGCTGGCCTGGCGCATGCTGCGCGACGAGGTGCTGCAGGTCGAGGCGGCGCTGGGCCGCTCGCTGCCGCAGGGGCGCGAGCGCCTGTCCTTCCTGGTCAGCCGCGATGTGCAGAGCCTGGGTGCCGTGGAGGTGCGCGAGTCGGCCATCGAGTCGCTGGCCGAGAACCTGAACGATTCGGTCGTGGCGCCGCTGTTCTGGTTCGCGCTGCTGGGGCTGCCCGGCGCGGCGCTGTACCGCTTCGCCAATACGGCGGACGCCATGTGGGGCTACCCTGGCATGCGCGGTGCGCGCTACTGGCAGTGGGCGGGCAAGTGGGCCGCACGTGCGGACGATGCCCTGTCGTGGCTGCCCGCCCGCATCACGGCGTGGTTGCTGAAGCTGTGCGCCCGCGGCGTGCGCTGGGCGTCTATCGCCCGGCAGGCACGGCGCACGCCATCGCCCAACAGCGGCTGGCCCATGGCGGCCATGGCGCTGGCGCTCGACATCCGCCTGCGCAAGCCCGGCGTCTACACGCTGCATGGCCGCGGGCGCCAGGCCGCGCCGCTGGACACCCGCCGCGCCGCCACGCTGGCCGCCGAAGCCGTGCTGTTGGCAGTGCCCGCCACCGCGCTGGGCGTGCTGCTGCGCGAAGGGTGGCGGCTCGGGACGGGAGGCTGA
- a CDS encoding aminotransferase class I/II-fold pyridoxal phosphate-dependent enzyme, translated as MAGWSLAEGVPVHGGADAAGVPLHDFSTNSNACGPCPPALQALQQADASHYPDPAYAALRERLGGFHGVEAGRIVIAGSASEFIHRITALAVRRGARAVSLPEHAYGDYARAARAWDLALVQGAAPPAAPGLQWACEPSSPLGRADDALADWAQAGPAAPGLRVVDCAYVPLRLDGQAPAWPAAAWQLWTPNKALGLTGVRAAYAIAPAGGPAADIAALQALAPSWPVGAHGVALLQAWTEPTAQRWLAQCLPTLQVWKARQQALCASLGWGVLPGSLANYFVASVDSAGAAADLPAALARLRAQGIKLRDCASFGLPGHVRLGVLPPAAQDALARAWSA; from the coding sequence ATGGCTGGCTGGAGTCTTGCCGAAGGCGTGCCCGTGCACGGCGGCGCGGACGCGGCCGGCGTGCCGCTGCATGACTTTTCCACCAACAGCAATGCCTGCGGGCCGTGTCCGCCCGCGTTGCAGGCGCTGCAGCAGGCCGATGCATCGCACTACCCCGATCCGGCCTACGCCGCGCTGCGCGAGCGGCTGGGCGGTTTCCACGGGGTGGAGGCGGGGCGCATCGTCATTGCCGGCAGCGCCAGCGAATTCATCCACCGCATCACCGCCCTGGCCGTGCGCCGGGGGGCGCGGGCAGTCTCCCTGCCAGAGCACGCCTATGGCGACTACGCCCGTGCCGCGCGCGCCTGGGATTTGGCGCTGGTGCAGGGCGCCGCCCCTCCCGCTGCGCCGGGCCTGCAGTGGGCATGCGAGCCTTCCAGCCCCCTCGGCCGGGCCGACGACGCGTTGGCCGACTGGGCGCAGGCCGGCCCGGCAGCGCCGGGGCTGCGGGTGGTGGACTGCGCGTATGTGCCGCTGCGGCTCGATGGCCAGGCGCCGGCATGGCCCGCCGCGGCCTGGCAGCTGTGGACCCCCAACAAAGCCCTGGGGCTGACTGGTGTGCGTGCGGCCTATGCCATCGCCCCGGCCGGCGGGCCAGCGGCCGATATCGCTGCGCTGCAGGCGCTGGCCCCGTCCTGGCCGGTGGGCGCCCACGGCGTGGCGCTGCTGCAGGCCTGGACGGAGCCGACCGCGCAGCGCTGGCTGGCACAGTGCCTGCCCACGCTGCAGGTCTGGAAGGCGCGCCAGCAGGCGTTGTGCGCATCGCTGGGCTGGGGCGTGCTGCCGGGCAGCCTCGCCAACTATTTCGTCGCGAGTGTGGACTCGGCGGGCGCGGCCGCCGATCTGCCGGCTGCTCTGGCGCGCCTGCGCGCGCAGGGCATCAAGCTGCGCGACTGTGCCTCCTTTGGTTTGCCCGGGCATGTCCGGCTGGGGGTGCTGCCGCCTGCCGCGCAGGACGCACTTGCGCGCGCCTGGTCCGCGTGA
- a CDS encoding HipA family kinase, whose amino-acid sequence MRTITVNRYVTPLREGGSMPAVVEGDDLGLYVLKFRGAGQGVRALLAEIIAGGIARALGLPVPEIVLAELDPALAQTEPDPEIQDLIRASGGLNVALDYLSGAVNFDPAVDRVPAGFASSLVWFDAFVGNVDRTARNTNLLMWHRQPWLIDHGAALTFHHAWNGTVAVPAKPFAPIADHVLLPQADDLAAVDAGLAARLPAAVLQAILAEVPDAFLAQAGADASEGPLADPARHRQAYVDYLTARLAGRQGGWLQGAIDARG is encoded by the coding sequence GTGCGAACCATTACCGTCAACCGCTATGTCACGCCGCTGCGCGAAGGCGGTTCCATGCCCGCTGTCGTCGAAGGTGACGACCTGGGCCTGTACGTGCTCAAGTTCCGCGGCGCGGGGCAGGGCGTGCGTGCACTGCTGGCCGAGATCATCGCCGGTGGCATCGCCCGCGCGCTGGGCCTGCCGGTGCCGGAGATCGTGCTCGCCGAGCTGGACCCGGCGCTGGCGCAGACCGAGCCGGACCCCGAGATCCAGGACCTGATCCGCGCGAGCGGCGGGCTCAACGTGGCGCTCGACTATCTCTCCGGCGCCGTCAATTTCGATCCGGCGGTGGATCGGGTGCCGGCCGGGTTCGCGTCTTCCCTCGTCTGGTTCGACGCATTCGTCGGCAATGTGGACCGCACGGCGCGCAACACCAACCTGCTGATGTGGCACCGCCAGCCCTGGCTGATCGACCATGGCGCGGCGCTGACCTTCCACCATGCCTGGAACGGCACCGTGGCCGTACCCGCCAAGCCCTTCGCGCCCATCGCCGACCATGTGCTGCTGCCGCAGGCGGACGACTTGGCGGCGGTGGACGCCGGCCTGGCCGCGCGGCTGCCCGCCGCGGTGCTGCAGGCCATCCTGGCCGAGGTGCCCGATGCCTTTCTGGCGCAGGCCGGGGCCGACGCGTCGGAAGGGCCGCTGGCCGATCCGGCGCGCCACCGCCAGGCTTATGTGGACTACCTCACCGCGCGGCTCGCCGGGCGGCAGGGCGGCTGGCTGCAAGGAGCGATCGATGCACGCGGCTGA
- a CDS encoding DUF3037 domain-containing protein, which translates to MHAADVYDYAIVRVVPRVEREEFINAGVILSCQRTGFLQAAVALDEARLLALHPQVDLETVRRHLDAIVAICAGEPGCGPIAQLPYRARFHWLTARRSSIIQTSPVHTGRCTDAALALQHIMRRMVLCGPG; encoded by the coding sequence ATGCACGCGGCTGATGTGTACGACTACGCCATCGTGCGTGTGGTGCCGCGCGTGGAGCGCGAGGAATTCATCAACGCCGGCGTGATCCTGTCGTGCCAGCGCACCGGCTTCCTGCAAGCCGCCGTGGCGCTGGACGAGGCGCGCCTGCTGGCTCTGCACCCGCAAGTGGATCTGGAGACCGTGCGCCGCCACCTGGACGCCATCGTCGCCATCTGCGCGGGCGAGCCCGGCTGCGGCCCCATTGCCCAGTTGCCGTACCGCGCACGCTTCCACTGGCTGACGGCGCGGCGCAGCAGCATCATCCAGACCTCGCCCGTGCACACCGGGCGTTGCACGGATGCGGCTTTGGCGCTGCAGCACATCATGCGGCGCATGGTCCTGTGCGGCCCTGGCTGA
- a CDS encoding SDR family oxidoreductase: protein MAPTPPAPIPDRFKDKVVIVTGAGSGIGAATARRFAAEGARVVIADLTADKLQATAKDLPAERTLVQPTDVSRYEEVERLVSAAVERFGGVDVLVNNAGIAVQGKVTEASLDDWTKILATNVSGVFHGVRAAMPHLLKTRGCVVNTSSVSGLGGDWDMSFYNTSKGAVSNFTRALALDYGKQGVRVNAVAPSLTFTGMTQDIKEDEALLAKFAERIPLGRGAEPEEIASVIAFLASDDARFVTGVVLPVDGGVSASNGQPPQA from the coding sequence ATGGCCCCCACGCCGCCCGCTCCCATCCCTGATCGCTTCAAGGACAAGGTCGTCATCGTTACCGGCGCCGGCTCCGGCATCGGTGCCGCCACGGCCCGCCGGTTCGCCGCCGAGGGCGCGCGCGTGGTGATCGCCGACCTGACGGCCGACAAGCTGCAGGCCACGGCGAAGGACCTGCCCGCCGAGCGCACCCTGGTGCAGCCCACGGACGTGAGCCGCTATGAAGAGGTTGAGCGGCTGGTGTCCGCGGCCGTGGAACGGTTCGGCGGCGTGGACGTGCTGGTCAACAACGCCGGCATCGCCGTGCAGGGCAAGGTCACCGAGGCCAGCCTGGACGACTGGACCAAGATCCTGGCCACCAACGTGTCCGGCGTGTTCCATGGCGTGCGCGCGGCCATGCCGCATCTGCTCAAGACGCGCGGCTGCGTGGTCAACACCTCGTCGGTGTCGGGCCTGGGCGGGGACTGGGACATGAGCTTCTACAACACCTCCAAGGGCGCCGTCTCCAACTTCACGCGGGCGCTGGCGCTGGACTACGGCAAGCAGGGCGTGCGCGTGAATGCCGTGGCCCCGAGCCTCACCTTCACCGGCATGACGCAGGACATCAAGGAGGACGAGGCGCTGCTGGCCAAGTTCGCCGAGCGCATCCCGCTGGGACGCGGCGCGGAGCCGGAAGAGATCGCCTCGGTCATCGCCTTCCTGGCCAGCGACGATGCCCGCTTCGTCACCGGCGTGGTGCTGCCGGTGGATGGCGGCGTCTCCGCCTCCAACGGCCAGCCACCGCAGGCGTGA
- a CDS encoding cobyric acid synthase, giving the protein MTARCVMVLGTSSGAGKSWLTTALCRWFSNQGLRVAPFKAQNMSNNARVVAGPQGRYGEIGSAQYFQALAARAEPDVRMNPLLLKPEADTRSQVVLLGQVDAALSALPWRGRSARVWPQIAASLDALRAENDVVVIEGAGSPAEINLHASDVVNMRVARHAQARCLLVSDIDRGGAFAHLYGTWALLPEDERAWIDGFVLNKFRGDPALLAPAPEMLRERTGVPVVATVPMQWHHGLPEEDGVFDDRSHTSGAVHTTVAVVAYPRISNLDEFQPLKSVPGVRLVWARSPAALAGADWVVLPGSKATAADLAWLRVQGLDAAIAAHAARGGRVLGICGGLQMLGEALIDSHGVDGNAPGLGLLPLVTQFAPEKTVRRAQATWGAVHGPWRALAGTAVQGYEIHHGQTAQHPAMATGGDLAHEVIPGLAWQNATGQVLGLYLHGLFEDPQALQALFGAGVPTLDHVFERLAAGVDRWFDSGWLQSLRP; this is encoded by the coding sequence ATGACCGCGCGCTGTGTGATGGTGCTGGGCACCTCCAGCGGCGCCGGCAAGAGCTGGCTGACCACCGCGCTGTGCCGGTGGTTCAGCAACCAGGGCCTGCGCGTGGCGCCGTTCAAGGCGCAGAACATGAGCAACAACGCCCGGGTCGTGGCGGGGCCGCAAGGGCGCTATGGCGAAATCGGCAGCGCGCAGTACTTCCAGGCCCTGGCCGCGCGCGCCGAGCCCGATGTACGGATGAACCCGCTGCTGCTCAAGCCCGAGGCCGACACCCGCAGCCAGGTGGTGCTGCTGGGCCAGGTGGATGCAGCGCTGTCCGCGCTGCCCTGGCGCGGGCGCAGCGCCCGCGTGTGGCCGCAGATCGCAGCGTCGCTGGATGCGCTGCGGGCCGAAAACGACGTGGTGGTGATCGAAGGCGCCGGTTCCCCGGCCGAGATCAACCTGCATGCCAGCGACGTGGTGAACATGCGCGTCGCCCGCCACGCGCAGGCCCGCTGCCTGCTGGTGTCCGACATCGACCGTGGCGGCGCCTTCGCCCACCTCTACGGCACCTGGGCGCTGCTGCCCGAAGACGAGCGCGCGTGGATCGACGGCTTCGTGCTCAACAAATTCCGTGGCGACCCGGCCCTGCTGGCCCCGGCGCCGGAGATGCTGCGCGAGCGCACCGGCGTACCGGTGGTGGCGACCGTGCCCATGCAGTGGCACCACGGCCTGCCCGAGGAAGACGGCGTGTTCGACGACCGCAGTCATACGTCGGGTGCCGTGCACACCACGGTGGCCGTGGTGGCCTATCCGCGCATCAGCAACCTGGATGAATTCCAGCCGCTCAAGAGCGTGCCGGGCGTGCGCCTGGTGTGGGCGCGCAGCCCGGCCGCGCTGGCCGGCGCCGACTGGGTGGTGCTGCCTGGCTCCAAAGCGACCGCGGCCGATCTGGCCTGGCTGCGCGTGCAGGGGCTGGATGCCGCCATCGCCGCACATGCAGCGCGCGGCGGCCGCGTGCTCGGCATCTGCGGCGGCCTGCAGATGCTGGGCGAGGCGCTGATCGACAGCCATGGTGTGGACGGCAATGCACCCGGCCTGGGCCTGCTGCCGCTGGTGACCCAGTTCGCGCCCGAGAAGACCGTGCGCCGCGCACAGGCCACCTGGGGCGCGGTGCATGGGCCCTGGCGGGCGCTGGCGGGCACGGCCGTGCAGGGCTATGAGATCCACCACGGACAGACGGCCCAGCACCCCGCGATGGCCACTGGCGGCGACCTGGCGCACGAGGTGATTCCCGGCCTGGCCTGGCAGAACGCCACGGGGCAGGTGCTGGGCCTGTACCTGCACGGGTTGTTCGAGGATCCGCAGGCGCTGCAGGCGCTGTTCGGCGCGGGCGTGCCCACGCTGGACCATGTGTTCGAGCGGCTGGCCGCCGGCGTGGACCGCTGGTTCGACAGCGGGTGGCTGCAGTCGCTGCGCCCTTGA
- the cobT gene encoding nicotinate-nucleotide--dimethylbenzimidazole phosphoribosyltransferase codes for MTASLALPEIASLHDGALATRLQYVLDHKTKPLGALGRLEALALRIGLVLGREAPALVQPQMLVCAADHGLAARGVSAYPSDVTWQMVENFLAGGAAVSVLARQHGLALTVVDCGVARAIGPRPAVPGTPRLESRRVAAGTADASAGPAMTAAECAQALANGMEVVRGLPGNVLLLGEMGIGNTSVASLLLARLCGLDLNDCTGAGTGLDAAGIERKRAVLQQALDANAGAREPLDALAALGGLEVATLVGAVLEAARLRRVIVVDGFITSAAVLVASRLQPHVLERCVFAHRSGERGHALMLEQMQAEPLLDLGLRLGEGSGAALAWPLLESACRVLREMASFESAGVAGPSAA; via the coding sequence ATGACCGCGTCCCTGGCCCTTCCCGAGATCGCTTCGCTGCACGACGGCGCGCTGGCGACCCGTCTGCAATACGTGCTGGACCACAAGACCAAGCCCCTTGGTGCGCTGGGCCGGCTGGAGGCGCTGGCGCTGCGCATCGGACTCGTCCTGGGCCGCGAGGCGCCGGCCCTGGTGCAGCCACAGATGCTGGTGTGCGCGGCGGACCATGGCCTGGCGGCGCGGGGCGTATCGGCCTACCCGAGCGACGTGACCTGGCAGATGGTCGAGAACTTCCTGGCGGGCGGCGCGGCGGTGAGCGTGCTGGCGCGCCAGCACGGCCTGGCCCTGACCGTGGTGGACTGCGGCGTGGCCCGGGCCATCGGGCCCCGCCCGGCCGTGCCGGGCACGCCCCGCCTGGAGTCGCGCCGCGTCGCCGCCGGCACGGCCGATGCCTCGGCAGGCCCGGCGATGACGGCCGCCGAGTGCGCTCAGGCCCTGGCCAACGGCATGGAGGTGGTGCGCGGACTTCCGGGCAACGTGCTGCTGCTAGGCGAGATGGGCATCGGCAACACCTCGGTGGCGTCGCTGCTGCTGGCCCGGCTGTGCGGACTGGACCTGAACGACTGCACGGGCGCCGGCACGGGGCTGGATGCAGCGGGCATCGAGCGCAAGCGGGCTGTGCTGCAACAGGCGCTGGACGCCAATGCCGGCGCACGGGAGCCGCTGGATGCGCTCGCCGCGCTGGGCGGCCTGGAGGTGGCGACGCTGGTGGGCGCCGTGCTGGAGGCGGCCCGGCTGCGCCGCGTGATCGTGGTGGACGGCTTCATCACCAGTGCGGCCGTCCTGGTGGCCAGTCGCCTGCAGCCGCATGTGTTGGAGCGCTGCGTGTTCGCGCACCGCTCCGGCGAGCGCGGCCATGCCCTGATGCTGGAGCAGATGCAGGCCGAGCCGCTGCTGGATTTGGGCCTGCGGCTGGGCGAGGGCTCGGGCGCCGCACTGGCCTGGCCGCTGCTGGAGTCCGCCTGCCGGGTGCTGCGCGAGATGGCGAGCTTCGAATCCGCCGGCGTGGCGGGCCCGTCGGCCGCCTGA
- a CDS encoding ABC transporter ATP-binding protein yields MDASTPAAAPAAIEIVALTKRYAQGRPAVDGINLRIASGSYCCLLGPSGCGKSTTLRMIAGHESVTSGDVLLDNRNITDLPAAARGTAMMFQSFALFPHLTALDNVAFSLKMKGVAKAERQARARALLERVAMGHLAERKPAELSGGQQQRVALARALITEPRVLLLDEPLSALDPFLRIQMRAELRRWQQELGLTFIHVTHSQEEAMALADTMVVMNHGLIEQVGSPHEVYNRPASEFVARFMGGHNVIDTPAGKIGVRTDHLQIARTAEALPPASSHMRAVVTDVEYQGTYVLLGLQKAGAALSSHATAEYSVMVSEAAFAASPYQVADEVLLHWTQSHAHALGPAAAAAAHLAPA; encoded by the coding sequence ATGGACGCCTCCACCCCTGCAGCGGCCCCTGCCGCGATCGAGATCGTCGCCCTGACCAAGCGCTACGCGCAGGGAAGGCCGGCCGTCGATGGCATCAACCTGCGCATCGCCAGCGGCAGCTACTGCTGTCTGCTGGGTCCGTCGGGGTGCGGCAAGAGCACCACGCTGCGCATGATCGCCGGGCACGAGTCGGTGACCAGCGGCGATGTCCTGCTGGACAACCGCAACATCACCGACCTGCCGGCGGCGGCGCGCGGCACGGCCATGATGTTCCAGAGCTTCGCGCTGTTTCCGCACCTCACGGCGCTGGACAACGTGGCGTTCAGCCTCAAGATGAAGGGCGTGGCCAAGGCGGAGCGCCAGGCCCGCGCCCGCGCTCTGCTGGAGCGCGTGGCCATGGGGCACCTGGCCGAGCGCAAGCCGGCCGAGCTGTCGGGCGGACAGCAGCAGCGGGTGGCCCTGGCCCGGGCGCTGATCACCGAGCCGCGCGTGCTGTTGCTGGACGAGCCCCTGTCCGCGCTCGATCCCTTCCTGCGCATCCAGATGCGGGCGGAACTGCGCCGCTGGCAGCAGGAGCTGGGGCTGACCTTCATCCACGTCACGCACTCCCAGGAAGAGGCCATGGCGCTTGCCGACACCATGGTGGTGATGAACCACGGCCTGATCGAGCAGGTGGGTTCCCCGCACGAGGTCTACAACCGGCCCGCAAGCGAGTTCGTCGCCCGCTTCATGGGCGGCCACAACGTGATCGACACGCCCGCCGGAAAGATCGGCGTGCGCACCGACCACCTGCAGATCGCCCGCACCGCTGAGGCGTTGCCTCCGGCGTCCAGCCACATGCGCGCCGTGGTCACCGATGTGGAATACCAGGGCACCTACGTGCTGCTGGGCCTGCAGAAAGCGGGCGCGGCGCTGTCGTCCCATGCCACCGCCGAGTACTCGGTGATGGTGTCGGAGGCGGCCTTCGCCGCCAGCCCGTACCAGGTGGCCGACGAAGTGCTGCTGCACTGGACCCAGAGCCACGCGCATGCACTGGGGCCTGCGGCCGCCGCCGCCGCCCACCTGGCACCTGCGTGA
- a CDS encoding extracellular solute-binding protein, with protein sequence MSDVLAESTATPVAPAAGVQRRSLLKGTAGILAAGVFPAVHSQEKIVLRYLGTAVNQDKAIAERFEKDTGIKIQYVAVTTDDVTKRAVTAPNSFDLIDTEYFSLKKIVPTGNLKGIDTKRIKNADKITPLFTTGTVAGKAVGDQGTAPKKVIYLEGEKSKVFAKAPTQFMSLIPTVYNADTLGIRPDLIKRPINSWAELLNPEFKGKTAILNIPSIGIMDAAMVVEAMGIYKYPDKGNMTKKEIDLTIKTLIEAKRAGQFRALWKDFNESVNLMSSGEVVIQSMWSPAVTAVRTKGIDCAFQPLKEGYRAWAAGFGLPATLSGRKLDGAYEFINWFLDGWAGAYLNRQGYYSAVLDTAKAKMEAYEWAYWMEGKPAAQDIKSPNGDLLAKAGSVRDGGSYESRMGGIACWNALMDENNYMVQKWNEFVAA encoded by the coding sequence ATGTCCGATGTGCTCGCAGAATCCACCGCCACGCCTGTCGCCCCCGCTGCGGGTGTGCAGCGCCGCTCGTTGCTCAAGGGCACGGCGGGCATCCTGGCCGCAGGGGTCTTTCCGGCGGTGCACTCGCAGGAGAAGATCGTGCTGCGCTACCTGGGCACGGCCGTGAACCAGGACAAGGCGATTGCCGAGCGCTTCGAGAAGGACACGGGCATCAAGATCCAGTACGTGGCCGTCACCACCGACGATGTGACCAAGCGCGCAGTCACCGCGCCCAACAGCTTCGACCTGATCGACACCGAATACTTCTCGCTCAAGAAGATCGTGCCCACGGGCAACCTCAAGGGCATCGACACCAAGCGCATCAAGAACGCGGACAAGATCACCCCGCTGTTCACGACCGGCACGGTGGCGGGCAAGGCGGTGGGCGACCAGGGCACGGCCCCCAAGAAGGTCATCTACCTGGAGGGCGAAAAGAGCAAGGTCTTCGCCAAGGCGCCGACGCAGTTCATGAGCCTGATCCCGACCGTGTACAACGCCGACACGCTGGGCATCCGGCCCGACCTCATCAAGCGGCCCATCAATTCGTGGGCCGAACTGCTGAACCCCGAATTCAAGGGCAAGACGGCGATCCTGAACATTCCTTCCATCGGCATCATGGACGCGGCGATGGTGGTCGAGGCCATGGGGATCTACAAGTACCCCGACAAGGGCAACATGACCAAGAAGGAGATCGACCTCACCATCAAGACGCTGATCGAGGCCAAGCGTGCCGGCCAGTTCCGCGCCCTGTGGAAGGACTTCAACGAGTCGGTGAACCTGATGTCCTCCGGCGAGGTGGTGATCCAGTCGATGTGGAGCCCCGCCGTGACGGCCGTGCGCACCAAGGGCATCGACTGCGCCTTCCAGCCGCTCAAGGAGGGCTACCGTGCCTGGGCCGCCGGCTTCGGCCTGCCGGCCACCTTGAGCGGCCGCAAGCTCGACGGGGCCTACGAGTTCATCAACTGGTTCCTGGATGGCTGGGCCGGCGCCTACCTGAACCGCCAGGGCTACTACAGCGCGGTGCTGGACACGGCCAAGGCCAAGATGGAAGCCTACGAATGGGCCTACTGGATGGAAGGCAAGCCGGCCGCGCAGGACATCAAGAGTCCCAATGGCGACCTGCTGGCCAAGGCGGGCAGCGTGCGCGACGGCGGCAGCTACGAGTCGCGCATGGGCGGCATCGCTTGCTGGAATGCGCTCATGGACGAGAACAACTACATGGTCCAGAAGTGGAATGAGTTCGTGGCGGCTTGA